The Flaviramulus sp. BrNp1-15 genome has a window encoding:
- the sucD gene encoding succinate--CoA ligase subunit alpha, whose protein sequence is MSVLVNKDSKIIVQGFTGSEGTFHAGQMIEYGTNVVGGVTPGKGGQTHLDKPVFNTVLEAVEKVGADTTIIFVPPAFAADAIMEAADAGIKVIITITEGIPVADMITASNYIKNKDCRLIGPNCPGVITPDEAKVGIMPGFVFKKGRVGIVSKSGTLTYEAADQVVKQGLGITTAIGIGGDPIIGTTTKEAVELLINDPETEAVVMIGEIGGQLEADAANWYKASGSKKPVVGFIAGETAPAGRTMGHAGAIVGGSDDTAQAKKKIMRACGIHVVDSPAEIGKKVAEVLA, encoded by the coding sequence ATGAGTGTTTTAGTAAATAAAGATTCAAAAATAATAGTTCAAGGTTTTACAGGTAGTGAAGGTACATTCCATGCAGGTCAAATGATTGAATATGGAACAAACGTAGTTGGAGGTGTTACACCAGGTAAAGGTGGCCAAACACATCTAGATAAACCTGTTTTTAACACAGTTCTAGAAGCTGTAGAAAAAGTTGGAGCAGATACTACTATTATTTTTGTACCGCCAGCATTTGCTGCCGACGCTATTATGGAAGCCGCAGATGCAGGTATCAAAGTTATTATTACAATTACAGAAGGTATTCCTGTTGCAGATATGATTACTGCTTCAAATTATATAAAAAATAAAGATTGTAGATTAATTGGTCCAAACTGTCCTGGAGTAATTACTCCTGATGAAGCAAAAGTTGGAATTATGCCAGGTTTTGTTTTCAAAAAAGGAAGAGTTGGTATTGTTTCAAAATCTGGAACATTAACCTATGAGGCTGCAGATCAAGTTGTAAAACAAGGTTTAGGTATTACAACAGCTATCGGTATTGGTGGAGATCCAATTATTGGAACGACAACAAAAGAAGCGGTTGAATTATTAATTAACGACCCAGAAACAGAAGCGGTTGTTATGATTGGAGAAATTGGAGGACAATTAGAAGCAGATGCTGCTAATTGGTATAAAGCAAGTGGAAGTAAAAAACCTGTTGTAGGGTTTATTGCTGGTGAAACTGCACCTGCTGGTCGTACTATGGGACACGCTGGTGCTATTGTTGGTGGAAGTGATGATACTGCACAAGCTAAAAAGAAAATTATGAGAGCTTGTGGAATTCATGTAGTGGATTCACCTGCTGAAATTGGTAAAAAAGTAGCTGAAGTTTTAGCTTAG
- a CDS encoding UDP-3-O-(3-hydroxymyristoyl)glucosamine N-acyltransferase — protein sequence MKFPKPNTLKQIAALIDCEFVGHEDFPVLGMNEIHVVEPGDIVFVDHPKYYDKALNSAATIILINKEVDCPEGKALLISDDPFRDFNKLTNHFKPFKASNASISSSAQIGKNTVVQPNSFIGNNVVIGDNCVIHSNVSIYDDAIIGNHVTIHAGTVLGANAFYYKNRPEGYDRLKSSGRVVIQDNVDIGANCTIDRGVSANTIIGEGSKLDNLIQIGHDTIIGKKCLIASQVGIAGCVVIEDEVTIWGQVGMTSGITIGKKAVIHAQSGISKSLEGNKTYWGTPAQEARSEMKEMANIKRIPEIFEYIKSKK from the coding sequence TTGAAGTTTCCAAAGCCAAATACTTTAAAACAAATAGCAGCTTTAATTGATTGCGAATTTGTTGGTCATGAAGATTTTCCTGTTCTAGGAATGAATGAAATTCACGTGGTAGAACCTGGGGATATCGTTTTTGTTGATCATCCTAAATATTATGATAAAGCGTTAAATTCTGCTGCAACAATCATTTTAATCAATAAAGAAGTAGATTGTCCAGAAGGTAAAGCATTATTAATTAGTGATGATCCATTTAGAGACTTTAACAAGTTGACAAATCATTTTAAGCCTTTTAAAGCATCTAATGCTTCTATTTCCTCTTCAGCACAAATAGGAAAAAACACTGTTGTTCAGCCCAATTCTTTTATTGGGAACAATGTAGTTATAGGAGACAATTGTGTTATTCATTCTAATGTTAGTATTTATGATGATGCGATTATAGGTAATCATGTAACAATTCATGCAGGAACCGTTTTAGGAGCCAATGCATTTTATTACAAAAACAGACCAGAAGGTTATGATAGACTGAAATCAAGCGGACGTGTTGTAATTCAAGACAATGTAGATATTGGTGCTAATTGCACTATAGACAGAGGAGTTTCAGCAAACACTATTATAGGAGAAGGTTCTAAACTAGATAATTTAATACAAATAGGACACGATACTATTATTGGTAAAAAATGTTTGATTGCATCACAAGTAGGAATTGCAGGTTGTGTAGTTATTGAAGATGAAGTAACTATTTGGGGACAAGTAGGTATGACAAGTGGAATTACAATAGGTAAAAAAGCAGTTATTCATGCGCAATCTGGGATTAGTAAATCTCTAGAAGGAAATAAAACCTATTGGGGAACACCTGCACAAGAAGCTAGATCTGAAATGAAAGAAATGGCTAACATCAAAAGGATTCCTGAAATATTCGAATATATTAAGTCAAAAAAATAG
- the efp gene encoding elongation factor P, which yields MATTSDIRNGLCIRYNNDIYKIIEFLHVKPGKGPAFVRTKMKSVTSGKVLDNTFSAGHKLEDVRVETHKFQYLYNDGEFYHFMNESDYTQIRLLEAALDRPDLMKEGEVVTVLINTEDNMPLSVEMPASVILEVTHTEPGVKGNTATNATKPATVETGAEVNVPLFINEGDKIKVETDKGTYKERVKE from the coding sequence ATGGCAACGACAAGTGATATTAGAAACGGGTTATGTATTCGTTACAACAATGATATTTATAAAATAATAGAATTTTTACACGTAAAACCAGGTAAAGGCCCTGCGTTTGTAAGAACAAAAATGAAAAGTGTTACTAGCGGAAAAGTATTAGATAATACCTTTTCAGCAGGTCACAAGTTGGAAGATGTTCGTGTTGAAACTCATAAATTTCAGTATTTATATAATGATGGTGAATTTTATCATTTTATGAATGAGTCAGATTACACGCAAATTAGATTACTTGAAGCAGCTTTAGACAGACCAGATCTAATGAAAGAAGGCGAAGTTGTTACAGTTTTGATAAATACAGAAGATAACATGCCGCTTTCTGTAGAAATGCCAGCTAGTGTTATTTTAGAAGTAACACATACAGAACCAGGAGTAAAAGGTAATACAGCAACAAATGCGACTAAACCTGCAACAGTAGAAACTGGGGCAGAAGTTAATGTGCCTTTATTTATAAATGAAGGCGATAAAATAAAGGTTGAAACAGATAAAGGTACTTATAAAGAACGCGTTAAAGAATAA
- the lpxA gene encoding acyl-ACP--UDP-N-acetylglucosamine O-acyltransferase, whose translation MNQPLAYVHPGAKIAKNVVIEPFATIHNNVKIGEGTWIGSNVTIMEGARIGKNCNIFPGSVISAVPQDLKYNDEDTTVEIGDNVTIRECVTINRGTVDRMKTVIGNNCLIMAYCHIAHDCIVGNNCIFSNNSTLAGHITVGDYVVLAGMTAVHQFVSIGNHAFVTGGSLVRKDVPPYVKAAREPLSYVGINSVGLRRRGYTTEKIREIQNIFRILYQKNYNTTQASEIIEAEMEATPERDEILQFIKNSHRGIMKGYFKSN comes from the coding sequence ATGAACCAACCCTTAGCATACGTGCACCCAGGTGCAAAAATTGCAAAAAATGTCGTTATAGAACCATTTGCAACTATTCACAATAATGTAAAAATAGGAGAGGGTACTTGGATTGGTAGTAACGTTACCATTATGGAAGGAGCCAGAATAGGTAAAAATTGCAATATCTTTCCAGGTTCTGTGATTTCTGCTGTCCCTCAAGATTTGAAATATAATGATGAAGATACCACTGTTGAGATAGGCGACAATGTTACAATAAGAGAATGTGTAACCATTAATAGAGGTACTGTTGATAGAATGAAAACGGTTATTGGTAACAACTGTTTAATAATGGCTTATTGCCATATTGCACACGATTGTATTGTAGGTAACAATTGTATCTTTTCTAATAACAGTACACTTGCAGGACATATCACTGTTGGAGATTATGTTGTTTTAGCAGGTATGACAGCTGTTCATCAATTTGTGTCTATAGGAAATCACGCATTTGTTACTGGAGGTTCTTTAGTTAGAAAAGATGTGCCTCCATATGTGAAAGCAGCACGAGAACCTTTATCTTATGTTGGTATTAATTCTGTTGGATTAAGAAGACGCGGTTATACCACAGAAAAAATAAGGGAAATACAAAATATTTTCAGAATATTATATCAAAAAAATTATAATACTACTCAAGCTTCAGAAATTATTGAGGCTGAAATGGAAGCGACTCCAGAACGAGATGAAATTCTTCAATTTATTAAGAATTCGCATCGTGGAATCATGAAAGGATACTTTAAATCAAATTAA
- a CDS encoding bifunctional UDP-3-O-[3-hydroxymyristoyl] N-acetylglucosamine deacetylase/3-hydroxyacyl-ACP dehydratase, which yields MGIVNTETKQKTIKAEVSLNGVGLHTGKDVTLTFKPAPANSGLSFKRVDLEGAPVIEADANYVTNTQRGTCLEKNGVTIQTSEHVLAALVGLDIDNVIIELDESEPPIMDGSSKFFVEALEKAGVTELDAFREEFVITDIVSYTDEESGSEILVMPAKEYQITTMVDFGTKVLGTQNATLNQISDFKKDIANSRTFSFLHEIEMLLEHGLIKGGDLNNAIVYVDKALSPETMDKLRVAFKKDNIAVKPNGILDNLTLHYPNEAARHKLLDVLGDLALIGTRIRGKVIANKPGHFVNTQFAKKLSKLIKNERRNNVPSIDLNQPPLMDITQIMAMLPHRQPFLLIDKVFELTENHVIATKNVTMNEEFFKGHFPGAPVMPGVLIVEAMAQTGGILVLNTVPDPENYLTFFMKMDNVKFKQKVVPGDTLIFKCSLITPIRRGICHMQGYAYANGKLCAEAELMAQISKVK from the coding sequence ATGGGAATAGTTAATACCGAAACAAAACAAAAAACCATTAAAGCAGAAGTCTCTTTAAATGGTGTTGGGTTACATACTGGTAAAGATGTCACATTAACATTCAAACCAGCGCCTGCAAATTCAGGTTTATCTTTTAAACGCGTTGATTTAGAAGGAGCTCCAGTTATTGAAGCAGATGCTAACTATGTTACAAATACTCAACGTGGTACATGCTTAGAAAAAAATGGAGTTACTATACAAACTTCAGAACACGTTCTTGCTGCGTTAGTAGGTTTAGATATTGATAATGTTATAATAGAGTTGGATGAATCTGAACCACCAATAATGGATGGATCTTCGAAATTTTTTGTTGAAGCTCTAGAAAAAGCTGGTGTTACAGAACTTGATGCGTTTAGGGAAGAATTTGTAATTACAGATATTGTTTCTTACACCGATGAAGAATCTGGTAGTGAAATACTAGTAATGCCTGCTAAAGAATACCAAATTACAACCATGGTTGATTTTGGTACTAAAGTTTTAGGCACTCAAAATGCTACATTAAATCAAATTTCCGATTTTAAAAAGGATATTGCAAACTCTCGAACATTTAGTTTTTTACATGAAATTGAAATGCTTCTTGAGCATGGTTTAATAAAAGGAGGTGATTTAAATAATGCTATTGTTTATGTAGATAAAGCATTATCTCCAGAAACTATGGATAAATTAAGAGTTGCCTTTAAAAAAGATAACATTGCAGTAAAACCTAATGGAATTTTAGATAACCTAACTTTACATTATCCTAATGAAGCGGCAAGACATAAGTTATTAGATGTTTTAGGAGATTTAGCATTAATTGGTACAAGAATTCGAGGGAAAGTTATTGCTAACAAACCGGGACACTTTGTAAACACACAATTTGCTAAGAAGTTATCTAAGCTTATAAAGAATGAAAGACGAAATAATGTTCCTAGTATAGATTTGAATCAACCGCCTTTAATGGATATCACTCAAATCATGGCTATGCTTCCACACAGGCAGCCATTTTTATTGATTGACAAGGTGTTTGAGCTTACTGAAAATCATGTAATAGCTACTAAAAATGTGACCATGAACGAAGAGTTTTTCAAAGGTCATTTTCCAGGTGCTCCAGTAATGCCAGGTGTTTTAATTGTAGAAGCAATGGCACAAACAGGAGGTATTTTGGTTCTAAATACAGTTCCAGATCCTGAAAACTACCTTACTTTTTTTATGAAAATGGACAATGTTAAATTCAAACAAAAAGTGGTACCTGGTGATACGTTAATATTCAAATGCTCGTTAATTACTCCAATACGTCGTGGAATATGCCATATGCAAGGATATGCCTATGCTAATGGAAAGCTTTGTGCCGAAGCAGAACTAATGGCTCAAATTTCAAAAGTAAAATAA
- the lpxD gene encoding UDP-3-O-(3-hydroxymyristoyl)glucosamine N-acyltransferase: MKFTAQQIAGILEGDVVGNPDVEVSKLSKIEEGFEGSLTFLANPKYTPHIYSTKASVTIVNKTFEPENHLETTLIKVEDAYSAFSKLLEYYNLVKLNKSGIEQPSFISESSKYGENVYIGAFSYIGDNVTIGENVKIFPNVYIGDNVTIGDNTIIFAGSKIYSECVIGNYCVINSGAIIGADGFGFTPNEKGEYIKVPQTGNVILEEFVDVGAGTTIDRATLGSTLIRRGVKLDNQIQIAHNVEIGKNTVIAAQTGIAGSTKIGENCQIGGQVGIVGHIVIGNNVKIQAQSGIGRNVKDNEVLQGSPALTYGDYNKSYVHFKNLPKIVKDINDLEKKLNGNS, from the coding sequence GTGAAATTTACAGCGCAACAAATAGCAGGAATTTTAGAAGGCGATGTCGTTGGAAACCCTGATGTAGAAGTATCAAAACTTTCTAAAATTGAAGAAGGTTTCGAGGGCTCATTAACATTTTTGGCAAATCCTAAATATACACCTCATATATATTCAACAAAGGCTTCAGTTACCATTGTTAACAAAACATTCGAGCCTGAAAATCATTTAGAAACCACCTTAATTAAAGTTGAAGATGCTTATTCGGCATTCTCAAAATTATTAGAGTATTATAATTTAGTTAAGCTTAATAAAAGTGGGATTGAACAACCATCATTCATATCAGAATCATCAAAATATGGAGAGAATGTTTATATAGGCGCTTTTTCATATATAGGTGATAATGTAACGATTGGAGAAAATGTAAAGATTTTTCCAAATGTATATATTGGTGATAATGTTACCATTGGTGACAATACAATTATATTCGCTGGGTCTAAAATTTATTCAGAATGCGTTATAGGAAATTATTGTGTGATTAATTCTGGAGCAATAATTGGTGCCGATGGATTTGGTTTTACACCTAACGAAAAAGGCGAGTATATTAAAGTTCCTCAAACAGGTAATGTAATTTTAGAAGAATTTGTTGACGTAGGAGCTGGAACAACAATAGATAGAGCCACTTTAGGTTCAACACTAATAAGACGAGGCGTGAAGTTAGATAACCAAATACAAATTGCTCACAATGTTGAAATTGGTAAAAACACTGTGATTGCTGCACAAACTGGAATTGCGGGATCTACTAAAATTGGCGAAAATTGTCAAATAGGAGGTCAGGTAGGTATTGTTGGACACATTGTAATTGGTAATAATGTTAAAATACAAGCACAGTCTGGAATTGGTAGAAATGTAAAAGATAACGAAGTACTTCAAGGTTCTCCTGCTTTAACATATGGAGATTACAACAAGTCTTATGTGCATTTTAAAAATTTACCAAAAATTGTAAAAGATATAAATGACTTAGAAAAAAAATTGAATGGGAATAGTTAA
- a CDS encoding HD domain-containing protein, giving the protein MNKLKILNDPIYGFITIPNSLIFDLIQHKYFQRLRRITQMGLSYLVYPGAHHTRFHHAIGCVHLMQKAVNILRFKGVTISEEEETGLYVAILLHDIGHGPFSHAMENSIANNVSHEEISLLFMERLNEEFNGSLTLAIKIFKGEYPRKFMYQLISGQLDMDRADYLKRDSFYTGVAEGNINSERLITMLNVVDDNLVVEEKGIYSVEKFIVARRLMYWQVYLHKTSLVAEQLLIRVLKRAKELFDDGNNLKASEPLLYFLKNKITIDDFDEKTLEIFSQLDDYDIISAMKHWQYHNDFVLSNLCEMIINRNLLKIKIKNKTIKVSSLKKHQVALMEEYKISEEEAKYFVFTGNISNQAYQLQTEGINILHKSGKIEDIVKASDQLNLKALSKPVTKFYICYPKDKL; this is encoded by the coding sequence TTGAACAAACTTAAAATATTAAACGACCCAATTTACGGATTTATTACTATTCCTAATTCGTTAATTTTCGATTTAATACAGCATAAATACTTTCAGCGCTTACGCAGAATTACCCAAATGGGTTTGTCTTATTTAGTATATCCGGGAGCACATCATACAAGGTTTCATCACGCTATTGGTTGTGTGCATTTAATGCAGAAAGCAGTGAATATACTTCGTTTTAAAGGAGTTACAATTTCTGAAGAAGAAGAAACAGGTTTGTATGTTGCTATTTTATTGCATGATATTGGTCATGGTCCGTTCTCACATGCTATGGAAAATAGTATAGCAAATAATGTCTCTCATGAAGAAATTTCGTTGCTTTTTATGGAGCGTTTAAATGAAGAATTTAACGGAAGTTTAACGCTTGCCATTAAAATATTTAAAGGAGAATATCCAAGAAAATTTATGTATCAGCTTATTTCTGGACAATTAGATATGGATAGAGCCGATTATTTAAAACGAGATAGTTTTTACACCGGTGTTGCAGAAGGAAATATTAATAGTGAACGTTTAATAACCATGTTAAATGTTGTTGACGATAATTTAGTGGTTGAAGAAAAAGGTATTTATAGTGTTGAAAAATTTATTGTGGCTAGACGCCTTATGTACTGGCAAGTATATTTACATAAAACGAGTTTGGTTGCAGAGCAATTGTTAATTAGAGTTTTAAAACGAGCAAAAGAGCTTTTTGATGACGGTAACAATTTAAAGGCTAGTGAACCTTTATTATATTTTTTAAAGAATAAAATAACTATTGATGATTTTGATGAAAAGACGTTAGAAATTTTTTCGCAACTAGATGACTACGATATTATTTCTGCCATGAAGCATTGGCAATATCATAACGATTTTGTGTTAAGTAATTTATGCGAAATGATTATTAATAGAAACCTGCTTAAAATTAAAATTAAAAACAAAACAATTAAAGTGAGTAGCCTAAAAAAACATCAAGTAGCTTTAATGGAAGAATATAAAATATCTGAAGAAGAGGCTAAATATTTTGTGTTTACAGGTAATATCTCAAACCAAGCATATCAGTTGCAAACAGAGGGAATTAACATATTACATAAATCAGGAAAAATTGAAGATATTGTAAAAGCATCCGACCAGTTAAATCTTAAAGCACTATCAAAACCGGTCACTAAATTTTATATATGTTATCCTAAAGACAAACTTTAG
- a CDS encoding bifunctional response regulator/alkaline phosphatase family protein: MSTIKILWVDDEIDLLKPHILFLEKKNYKVTTCKSGTEAIDVLDDENFDIVFLDENMPGLTGLETLNGIKEKKDNLPVVMITKSEEEYIMEEAIGNKIADYLIKPVNPNQILLSLKKNLDHSRLVSEKTTSNYQQEFRKIAMDLSMVNSYEEWVNLYQKLIYWEIQLEDIEDAGMFEILESQKNEANTQFGKFIEKNYADWFKPNTDAPVMSHTLFKEKIVPEINKEQPTVLIVIDNLRYDQWKVFEPIINNYYKKDKEEAFFSILPTATQYARNAIFSGLMPSDMEKLFPQYWKNDTDEGGKNLHEADFLDTQMKRLGLTHLNYEYHKITNLKNGKKLADNFKSLKNNDLTVIVYNFVDMLSHSKTEMEVVKELASNDKAYRSLTLSWFKNSPLLEMIQQAQQMGFKLILTTDHGTINVKNPSKVIGDRDTSLNLRYKTGRSLTFDSKDVLEAKNPKELHLPSITMSSSFIFAKNDLFFAYPNNYNHYVSYYRNTYQHGGVSLEEMIIPFVVFNPK, translated from the coding sequence ATGTCTACAATAAAAATACTTTGGGTTGATGATGAAATTGATTTATTAAAACCTCATATTTTATTTCTTGAAAAGAAAAATTATAAGGTTACAACCTGCAAAAGTGGCACTGAAGCAATAGATGTTTTAGATGATGAAAATTTTGATATTGTATTTTTAGATGAAAACATGCCAGGACTAACCGGTCTTGAAACCTTAAATGGAATAAAGGAGAAAAAAGATAATCTTCCCGTTGTCATGATTACCAAAAGCGAAGAAGAATATATTATGGAAGAAGCTATTGGTAATAAAATTGCAGACTATTTGATTAAGCCTGTAAACCCAAACCAAATACTTTTAAGTTTAAAAAAGAACTTAGATCATTCCAGATTAGTTTCAGAGAAAACTACCTCAAATTATCAGCAGGAATTTAGAAAAATTGCTATGGATTTATCTATGGTAAATAGCTATGAAGAATGGGTGAATTTATATCAAAAATTGATTTATTGGGAAATTCAATTAGAAGATATTGAAGATGCAGGTATGTTCGAAATTTTAGAGTCACAAAAAAACGAAGCCAATACGCAATTTGGAAAATTTATAGAGAAAAATTACGCCGACTGGTTTAAACCTAATACAGATGCGCCAGTTATGTCGCATACGCTTTTTAAAGAAAAAATAGTTCCGGAAATAAATAAAGAACAACCTACGGTACTTATTGTTATTGATAATTTACGTTATGACCAATGGAAAGTTTTTGAACCTATAATTAACAACTATTATAAAAAAGATAAGGAAGAAGCTTTTTTTAGCATCTTGCCTACTGCTACACAATATGCACGTAATGCTATTTTTTCTGGTTTAATGCCTAGTGATATGGAAAAGCTATTTCCGCAATACTGGAAAAATGATACAGATGAGGGTGGAAAAAATTTACATGAAGCCGATTTTTTAGACACTCAAATGAAACGATTAGGCTTAACACATTTAAATTACGAGTATCATAAAATCACGAATTTAAAAAACGGCAAAAAATTAGCCGACAATTTCAAATCACTAAAAAACAATGATTTAACTGTTATTGTTTACAATTTTGTTGATATGCTTTCCCATTCTAAAACAGAAATGGAAGTAGTTAAAGAATTAGCGTCAAACGATAAAGCCTACAGATCGTTAACTTTAAGTTGGTTTAAAAATTCGCCGCTTTTAGAAATGATTCAACAAGCACAACAAATGGGTTTTAAACTTATCTTAACTACAGATCATGGTACTATTAACGTTAAAAATCCATCAAAAGTAATTGGAGATAGAGACACCAGTTTAAACTTACGCTATAAAACAGGTAGAAGTTTAACTTTTGATAGTAAAGATGTTTTAGAAGCTAAAAACCCAAAAGAACTACACTTACCTTCTATTACCATGAGTAGTTCATTCATATTTGCTAAAAATGATTTGTTTTTTGCTTACCCAAATAATTACAATCATTATGTAAGTTATTACAGAAATACTTATCAACATGGAGGTGTTTCGTTAGAAGAAATGATTATTCCTTTTGTGGTATTCAATCCTAAATAA
- the tsaE gene encoding tRNA (adenosine(37)-N6)-threonylcarbamoyltransferase complex ATPase subunit type 1 TsaE, producing the protein MKISYELNEIDKVVNQLIGNVKTKTLLFYGEMGVGKTTLIKTIVKQLGSEDEVSSPTFSIVNEYKLDDGKIYHFDLYRIKDLEEAYNFGIEDYLDSENWKLIEWPEKVKPILFDDFDTINLELDLINNKRVLKLS; encoded by the coding sequence TTGAAAATTTCATACGAACTAAATGAGATTGATAAAGTTGTAAATCAACTCATTGGTAATGTAAAAACAAAAACGCTTTTGTTCTATGGTGAAATGGGAGTTGGTAAAACTACACTTATTAAAACCATTGTAAAGCAACTTGGAAGTGAAGATGAAGTTAGTAGTCCAACATTTTCAATTGTTAATGAATATAAATTAGATGATGGCAAAATTTATCATTTTGATTTATATAGAATAAAAGATTTAGAGGAAGCTTATAATTTTGGGATTGAAGATTATTTAGATTCTGAAAATTGGAAATTAATTGAATGGCCAGAAAAAGTGAAGCCTATTTTATTTGATGATTTTGATACCATAAATCTTGAATTAGATTTAATAAACAATAAAAGAGTTTTGAAACTAAGTTAA